The DNA segment TGATCCAAAGCCAAGACGCGTTAAAAACATTTTCATTTGTTCAGGTGTCGTATTCTGTGCTTCATCTAGAATAGCGAAGGCATCATCGAGTGTCCGCCCCCTCATATAAGCAAGGGGAGCAATTTCAATTGTTCCTCTGTCAATTAATCTTGCTGTATGTTCTGCTCCAAATACATCGTGTAAAGAATCATATAATGGTCGGAGATAAGGATCCACCTTCTCCTTTAAATCCCCCGGTAAGAAACCTAAACTTTCTCCAGCTTCTACAGCCGGACGTGTAAGGATAATTCTTTTCACATCTCCATTTTTAAGGGCATTGACAGCCATTACAACGGCTAAATACGTTTTCCCGGTACCAGCTGGACCGATCCCAAATACAAGATCATGTTTCTTTATCGCAGAGACATATCTCCGCTGACCGAGGGTTTTGACTCGGACAGACTTCCCTTTAGCATTTTTTGTGATTTCGTCTTCGAAAAGAGCTTCAAACTGATTGATTTTGCCTTTTTTAGCGAGATCAACAGCATAAACGATATCACGTTCCGTAATTGATAACCCTTTACGAATAACTGCTAAAACGGCAAGCAGGATGTCTTCAACTAATTGAACATGTTCTGCCTCGCCAGAAACATTAACCCGTTCACCGCGGGAAATAATAGACACGTTTAATTGTTCTTCAATTTGCTTTAAATTTCTATCCTCTGTACCAAACAGGGCCAACGCTTCTGTTGGATTATTTAATTGGATATCTATCGTTTTTAAGTTTCCTTGCATACTCAATCTCCTTGGGTTATATACTTGGTCACCGCAATGTTTTCATGCACTTTAAATAAAAGGATTAATTTTACTTTACCATGCTCCTCACGCTCGTGCAAAACTTTTTCCTCTATAATTTCAGCCTCTTCAGACAACTGTTGTATTAAAGTTCGTTTAGCAGTTAGGGTCCCTTGTTCAATAATCTGTTCTGAAGTACGTTCATTCATGTTAGAATCTTCTGGATACATATTTTTCACTTGAAATTTAAAAGGTAACTCCCAACCGAACACTTCCCACTGCTTTTCATCTTTCTCTATTCTCGCGCCCTTTGTATCATCATTCCACCAACCCCAAAGCGGAATACGTAACGACCCAATACTTAGAGCATAAGAGGATGACTTTTCCCCGTCTGTAAGTTGAAGCTGTTGTTTAGAAGGAACTTGCACTTCCGCTTTGTACCACGTTTCAGCAATAACTTCTCCTTCAGCCTCAATATATTCGTCGCTGTCTTCTTCGAGTTCACCTGTAGCCAATTTTGTTCCTTTTTCAACAACTTCATTAACAGAAACTAACGGCCTGCCTTTTGTGATAAACATTTTTGTTATCATGCCCTTTTTTGCTGCAACTAAATCAGCTGGTCTTGTTGTTTCGTCTGGATCTTGCCTCGTTTTCATAACTCCATATAGCTGATAACTTGTCCCCTTCTTCTTCACACCAATCCATAGCAGGTCGGGTATATCCTCTAGCAAAAGCCTTTGTACTTCATTAGGATCCTTCATACCGATTGTTAGTTTTCCTTCGTTTACACCATATTCCTCTAACTGACTTTCAACAGTAGCCTCAAGTTCAGGTGGTAATCCCTCTATTTCCACTGACCACAACGTATTTGCGAGTAAAAGTAAAGCAAAAATACCACAAATAAAAGCGGCGAGCACAGCTTTTTTTGTAATCATACGTTGATATAAAAATGGTATTCCTTTACGGTTAACTATTTTGATTTTACAACGGTATTTTTTCCGAAGTTTTCGATAGATTGTCCAATCTTTGAGTCGTATGGTCATTTCAACTTCGTTTGGGGAAATGTGTTTTACATTTGTAATGTAGGTTCCTTCCCTCGTACAGGCTTGAAGGAATGCTTCTATCAACGCCCCCTTTACATGCACCGTGACTAATCCATAAAAATAGTCCAACTGGTGTCTCGCCATTATTTCCCTCCTTTCTCTTGTTCAGTAAAGAACTCTACAGTATCAAGAGTTCCTTCTAAAAGCAGTTCTTCCTTGAGCATCATCTTTATCCGTAATTCTTTTCCTTTGATGGAGATGTGGCCATCACGATATTTCAAGCGGACTTCTTGATCGGAAAAGTGTAACAGTCCTGTATGATTTTCTATGTAGGCATGGATCGACCCAATCGTTGTTATACGCGGAAGATCGAGCATAACATCAGAAGGTAAATCGAAATAACGGCCGACCCATGAACGAAGTTGTTTTTGCCATTTCACCATTCGATTTTCCTCCTTTCTCTTATACATACGAAAAACGCACGAATTGTATCACTACAATTCGTGCGTTTTTTTATCTTTTTCTTGGATGTGAACGATGCGGCCTATGAGCTCTAGGTGGTCCTAAGACTTCTGACATAATAATTCCCTCTGCCAATCTTTTTTTATCCCACTGAATTGAATTGCTGAAAACACTCTTTCTTTTCATTGAGTCGTCATCCTGTTGATCGTCTACATGATGATCAAATTCTTCATTTGTTTGAGAGAACGGGGTAGCTTGCTGTCCACGTTCCTTCTGGTACTCTCTCATCTCATCCAATCGTTTTTGTTTTTCCTCGTAATACTCTTTCATTCGACCGTCACTGGTAGAAGCGGTTTCTTTCATTTCTTCAGGCTCCTGGGTCATTGTAGGCTGCTGTGAATTGGTCGGTCCTGAAGGGAAACTTGATCGTTTCGGATGTTTTGGTTTCTCTTCTTCTTTCTTATTCAAGCGAGAGACAAAGCTGATTATCCCACCTATGACCGCAGCCACGATGACAATATTACTAAATAGTAATTCAAGAATATCTCCCATACAAATTCCCCTTTACGGTGTTAGGAAAATGATTATTCATCTTTATCCTTATCCATGTCACCTAATGTTTGTCTCATGTCAGTATCGGCATTAATATTTTGGTAGTTCATATAATCCATGACACCCATTTTACCTGAGCGTAGTGCCTCGGCAAGTGCTTGAGGAA comes from the Halobacillus shinanisalinarum genome and includes:
- the yqfD gene encoding sporulation protein YqfD → MARHQLDYFYGLVTVHVKGALIEAFLQACTREGTYITNVKHISPNEVEMTIRLKDWTIYRKLRKKYRCKIKIVNRKGIPFLYQRMITKKAVLAAFICGIFALLLLANTLWSVEIEGLPPELEATVESQLEEYGVNEGKLTIGMKDPNEVQRLLLEDIPDLLWIGVKKKGTSYQLYGVMKTRQDPDETTRPADLVAAKKGMITKMFITKGRPLVSVNEVVEKGTKLATGELEEDSDEYIEAEGEVIAETWYKAEVQVPSKQQLQLTDGEKSSSYALSIGSLRIPLWGWWNDDTKGARIEKDEKQWEVFGWELPFKFQVKNMYPEDSNMNERTSEQIIEQGTLTAKRTLIQQLSEEAEIIEEKVLHEREEHGKVKLILLFKVHENIAVTKYITQGD
- the yqfC gene encoding sporulation protein YqfC, yielding MVKWQKQLRSWVGRYFDLPSDVMLDLPRITTIGSIHAYIENHTGLLHFSDQEVRLKYRDGHISIKGKELRIKMMLKEELLLEGTLDTVEFFTEQEKGGK
- a CDS encoding PhoH family protein — protein: MQGNLKTIDIQLNNPTEALALFGTEDRNLKQIEEQLNVSIISRGERVNVSGEAEHVQLVEDILLAVLAVIRKGLSITERDIVYAVDLAKKGKINQFEALFEDEITKNAKGKSVRVKTLGQRRYVSAIKKHDLVFGIGPAGTGKTYLAVVMAVNALKNGDVKRIILTRPAVEAGESLGFLPGDLKEKVDPYLRPLYDSLHDVFGAEHTARLIDRGTIEIAPLAYMRGRTLDDAFAILDEAQNTTPEQMKMFLTRLGFGSKMIITGDITQVDLPKGVTSGLKVAEQKLGKVKGSAFIHLDQTDVVRHPLVQRIIDAYENDPS